From one Triticum urartu cultivar G1812 chromosome 3, Tu2.1, whole genome shotgun sequence genomic stretch:
- the LOC125547064 gene encoding uncharacterized protein LOC125547064, protein MLYALSFRQWDQQHAFEVMSRDPPSPGGDPASSTKSWSWRSVPSPPPFEEHEWVTSYAVDPDGCTIFMSVLHNRNLKRRIFSFDTGRSEWRFHGERALPFQGQGYYDSTLDAWVGLREDGYVCACQVAPRSGAMRPEWKIVKEKMFHKVPERKRAATYATLTYMGNARFCLVEGVVREEVEYDKRALGDCDGCMLHMTRFGLRYTHKGELQTTIDCTTSSYSLSKHITHFSPVAFWM, encoded by the exons ATGCTGTATGCACTGAGTTTTCGCCAGTGGGATCAGCAGCACGCCTTCGAGGTGATGTCTCGGGATCCTCCAAGTCCCGGAGGTGATCCTGCTTCAAGTACCAAGAGCTGGTCATGGAGAAGCGtgccctcgccgccgccgttcgAGGAGCATGAATGGGTCACCTCCTACGCCGTGGACCCGGACGGATGCACCATCTTCATGTCTGTGCTCCACAACCGCAATCTGAAACGCCGTATCTTCTCCTTCGACACCGGGCGCTCCGAGTGGAGGTTCCATGGGGAACGGGCCTTGCCTTTCCAAGGCCAGGGCTACTACGACAGCACGCTGGACGCGTGGGTCGGCCTTCGCGAGGATGGCTACGTCTGCGCCTGCCAGGTCGCCCCCCGCAGCGGCGCCATGCGGCCGGAGTGGAAGATCGTCAAGGAGAAGATGTTCCACAAGGTACCGGAGAGGAAGCGGGCGGCCACGTATGCCACTCTCACGTACATGGGCAACGCCAGGTTTTGCCTTGTGGAGGGTGTGGTACGTGAGGAAGTGGAGTATGA TAAAAGAGCTCTCGGTGATTGCGATGGCTGCATGCTCCATATGACCAGGTTTGGCCTCAGGTACACTCATAAGGGAGAGCTGCAGACCACCATCGATTGTACCACCAGCTCTTATTCATTGTCCAAGCATATCACACATTTTTCTCCTGTGGCGTTCTGGATGTAG
- the LOC125545539 gene encoding integrin-linked protein kinase 1-like — MEEELSQMEPGAKVTLQRQASSGSLTQGPSGELRRQTSLESSPRSGRGGNRHLFGRQSSMDPNRRRGRSQSPVGSQADQDLAVPDNLDSTMQLLFLACQGDAPGVEALLHGGVDVNSINLDGRTALHVAACEGQREVVSVLLDWQANIDARDRWGSTAVADSKCYGHMDIYDLLKSHGGKAPRNRRTPMMVSNPGEIPEYELNPGELQFRKGDEVLKGTYQVAKWNGTKVSVKIVDRETYSDQEAINSFRHELTVFEKVRHPNVVQFIGAVTQNIPMMIVSEYHANADLGSLIQRKGRLNGHKVLRYALDIARGMTYLHQCKPDPIIHCDLKPKNIFLDNGGLMKVGGFGLMRLSKMAPDKVKLMNHEAIVDTFSYYTAPEMHRNEVFDMSVDAYAFGFILYEMVEGLPNMESTTVIARCEGMRPSLKNKLKGYPSDFKGLIEECWETHPMARPTFSEMIVRLDKIYAHCMKHGAWKESLKIWK; from the exons ATGGAGGAGGAGCTGAGTCAGATGGAGCCCGGCGCGAAGGTGACGCTGCAGCGGCAGGCGTCGTCGGGGTCCCTGACGCAGGGCCCGTCGGGGGAGCTCCGGCGGCAGACGTCGCTGGAGTCGTCCCCCCGCTCGGGGCGCGGCGGGAACCGGCACCTGTTCGGGCGGCAGTCGTCCATGGACCCCAACCGGCGGCGCGGCCGGAGCCAGAGCCCCGTGGGCTCCCAGGCCGACCAGGACCTCGCCGTGCCGGACAACCTCGATTCCACCATGCAGCTGCTCTTCCTCGCCTGCCAGGGCGACGCGCCCGGCGTCGAGGCGCTGCTCCACGGCGGCGTCGACGTCAACAGCATCAACCTCGACGGCCGCACCGCGCTGCACGTCGCTGCCTGCGAGGGCCAGCGCGAGGTCGTCAGCGTGCTGCTCGACTGGCAGGCCAACATCGACGCCCGCGACCGATGGGGCAGCACG GCTGTGGCCGATTCCAAGTGTTACGGCCACATGGACATCTACGATCTTCTGAAATCTCATGGTGGAAAGGCCCCG AGAAACAGGAGGACGCCGATGATGGTGTCGAACCCCGGGGAGATACCGGAGTACGAGTTGAACCCCGGCGAGCTCCAGTTCCGGAAAGGGGACGAAGTGCTCAAG GGCACGTACCAAGTTGCAAAATGGAACGGAACCAAGGTCTCCGTTAAAATAGTCGACAGAGAAACCTACTCCGATCAGGAGGCCAT AAACTCTTTCAGGCACGAGTTGACGGTATTCGAGAAGGTCCGGCACCCGAACGTCGTCCAGTTCATCGGAGCCGTTACGCAGAACATACCCATGATGATTGTTTCTGAATACCATGCAAAT GCTGATTTAGGAAGCCTTATTCAGAGGAAAGGAAGGCTGAATGGCCATAAGGTGCTGAGATATGCCCTTGACATTGCCAG GGGCATGACTTATCTGCATCAGTGCAAGCCAGACCCCATCATCCACTGCGACCTAAAGCCAAA AAATATCTTCCTGGATAATGGAGGCCTAATGAAGGTCGGGGGGTTCGGGCTGATGAGGCTGTCCAAGATGGCTCCTGACAAGGTGAAACTGATGAACCACGAGGCCATCGTCGACACCTTCA GTTACTACACTGCGCCTGAGATGCACAGAAACGAGGTGTTTGACATGAGCGTCGACGCGTACGCATTCGGCTTCATCCTTTACGAG ATGGTTGAAGGACTGCCCAACATGGAATCCACAACCGTCATAGCCCGATGCGAGGGGATGCGGCCGTCGCTGAAGAACAAGCTCAAGGGGTACCCTTCAGACTTCAAAGG GCTGATCGAGGAGTGCTGGGAGACGCACCCGATGGCGCGGCCGACCTTCTCGGAGATGATCGTCCGGCTGGACAAGATCTACGCGCACTGCATGAAGCACGGGGCCTGGAAGGAGTCGCTCAAGATCTG GAAATGA